A genomic segment from Bradyrhizobium sp. ISRA430 encodes:
- a CDS encoding peptidylprolyl isomerase, translating to MPDVISSLTREPLLHFALLGSLIFGADAALHPPAKDDKVITVTKALRQSFIDNFDEDKARVPSDAELNKMIESWVASEILYREGKALGVDKGDDMIRDRVAFKLQLLIFDQVRVPQPTEEQLRAWFAANHARFDEQERVGFYLTPATDRATAQKQLDDILGQHESEELRKQTRAILGRPVVSLAASFGENFRDGLLAMPEGQWGILQSKDGWHVARLDSRHPGKLANFDDVREEAARTWHTEETRKQAWEAVGRLKANYKVRYEQ from the coding sequence TTGCCCGACGTCATCAGCTCACTGACACGAGAGCCGCTCCTACACTTTGCCCTGCTGGGATCGTTGATTTTCGGCGCCGACGCCGCCCTGCATCCACCGGCCAAGGACGACAAGGTCATCACCGTGACCAAAGCCCTGCGCCAGTCCTTCATAGACAATTTCGACGAGGACAAAGCGCGCGTCCCATCCGACGCGGAGCTCAACAAGATGATCGAGAGCTGGGTCGCCAGCGAGATTCTCTATCGTGAAGGCAAGGCGCTTGGTGTCGACAAGGGCGATGACATGATCAGAGACCGCGTCGCATTCAAGCTGCAATTGCTGATATTCGATCAGGTCCGCGTTCCACAACCGACCGAAGAGCAGCTCCGCGCCTGGTTTGCCGCCAACCACGCGCGGTTCGACGAACAGGAGCGCGTGGGATTTTATCTGACACCAGCGACGGACCGGGCGACCGCGCAGAAGCAGCTCGACGACATACTGGGCCAACACGAATCCGAGGAATTGCGAAAGCAGACCCGGGCCATACTGGGACGTCCGGTCGTAAGCCTTGCCGCCTCCTTTGGCGAAAATTTCCGCGATGGGCTTCTAGCGATGCCGGAGGGACAGTGGGGCATTCTGCAGTCGAAAGACGGCTGGCATGTCGCTCGGCTCGATTCCCGCCACCCCGGCAAGCTCGCCAATTTCGACGATGTGCGCGAAGAGGCCGCACGGACCTGGCACACCGAAGAAACGCGCAAGCAGGCCTGGGAGGCGGTTGGCCGGCTCAAGGCCAATTACAAGGTGCGATACGAGCAATGA
- a CDS encoding HupE/UreJ family protein, with translation MSAPTRRMSIAAGLLVAGIQPASAHIVSSRLGDFYAGALHPLTDLQDLVLWFSLGVLAGSLGAGRGRWIMVVFPLGLLIGLLSAHAIGALSAGSALNAGMTLLVGLLLAAALRIPTLLLCAMAFALAVIRGAANASDLAPETDRFLFAAGLGCIGYAAITLVMALTVAFRQAESPMVWRGIAIRALGGWIAAVGLMMAGLSLAS, from the coding sequence ATGAGCGCTCCGACCCGACGGATGTCCATCGCCGCTGGCCTGCTGGTCGCAGGCATTCAGCCAGCGAGTGCTCATATCGTCTCTTCTCGGCTCGGCGATTTCTACGCAGGAGCTCTCCATCCCCTAACTGACCTTCAAGATCTTGTCTTGTGGTTCTCGCTTGGCGTCCTGGCAGGATCGCTCGGAGCCGGAAGAGGCCGCTGGATTATGGTGGTATTCCCGTTGGGACTGCTGATTGGGCTGCTGTCTGCCCACGCCATTGGCGCCTTGTCGGCAGGCTCAGCCCTAAACGCTGGAATGACGCTGCTGGTCGGGCTGCTGCTTGCAGCGGCACTGCGTATTCCCACCCTTCTGCTGTGCGCCATGGCGTTCGCCCTGGCTGTCATCCGCGGAGCGGCAAATGCCAGCGACCTCGCGCCTGAGACCGATCGCTTCTTGTTTGCGGCCGGGCTGGGCTGCATCGGGTATGCCGCGATAACACTCGTCATGGCCCTCACAGTCGCGTTTCGGCAAGCCGAATCTCCTATGGTCTGGCGCGGGATCGCGATCCGGGCGCTCGGGGGCTGGATCGCCGCCGTGGGGCTGATGATGGCCGGCCTCTCGCTCGCTTCGTGA
- a CDS encoding HupE/UreJ family protein has translation MSTRHTINALTAIAILALAQPAFAHEQAGVGGGLVQGLLHPLTGVDHLIAMVAVGIWGAQLGAPAIWVLPITFPLVMALGGVLGVLKVPLPVPEAVIAMSALVLGAAVALRLRLPFAVAAIIVAVFAIFHGHAHGAELPTSANPLAYGLGFVVATGLLHLCGILIGALTRWSAGERLIQGLGVVIAILGGYFLAHSIGALA, from the coding sequence ATGTCCACGCGACACACCATCAATGCTCTGACAGCTATCGCAATCCTGGCCCTGGCGCAGCCTGCGTTTGCGCATGAGCAGGCGGGAGTTGGTGGTGGTTTGGTGCAGGGATTGCTACATCCCCTGACCGGCGTCGACCATCTCATCGCGATGGTCGCGGTCGGAATTTGGGGTGCGCAACTCGGCGCGCCGGCGATCTGGGTGCTGCCAATCACATTCCCGCTGGTGATGGCGCTTGGCGGGGTGCTTGGTGTCCTGAAGGTGCCGTTGCCTGTACCGGAGGCGGTCATCGCTATGTCCGCGCTGGTGCTTGGCGCGGCGGTAGCACTGAGATTGCGCCTGCCCTTCGCTGTGGCGGCTATTATCGTAGCTGTCTTTGCGATTTTTCACGGTCACGCGCATGGAGCCGAGCTTCCGACCTCGGCGAATCCTCTGGCTTACGGTCTCGGCTTCGTCGTCGCGACCGGGCTGCTCCACTTGTGCGGAATCCTCATCGGTGCATTGACCCGATGGTCTGCGGGAGAACGCCTCATCCAGGGCCTTGGCGTGGTCATCGCCATCCTCGGTGGCTATTTCCTTGCGCACAGCATCGGAGCGCTGGCATGA
- a CDS encoding A24 family peptidase, with protein sequence MNNLVTISCYTLLLLACGWLIWTDLRYGIIPDWINGLIAALGLARVLVIDGHSTALIAASQGLLTGGLLLLLRHLYFRWRGMQGLGLGDIKFLAAATIWTGLPDMPVLLLAATSTALAVCLSLPVVGGAVTARTSIPFGPFLAAGLLVVLALQANGYGMQL encoded by the coding sequence ATGAACAACCTGGTCACGATCTCCTGTTACACGCTGCTCCTGCTCGCGTGCGGATGGCTAATCTGGACCGACCTTCGCTACGGCATCATCCCGGACTGGATCAACGGCTTGATCGCGGCGCTCGGGCTTGCGCGGGTGCTCGTCATCGACGGCCACTCGACGGCCCTGATCGCAGCATCCCAGGGCCTGCTGACCGGAGGTCTGCTCCTGCTTCTAAGGCACCTCTATTTCCGGTGGCGCGGCATGCAAGGGCTTGGGCTTGGTGATATCAAGTTTCTCGCTGCTGCGACGATCTGGACCGGGCTCCCGGACATGCCGGTTCTGCTATTGGCGGCGACCTCCACGGCGCTGGCCGTCTGCCTCTCCCTGCCGGTTGTCGGGGGTGCCGTCACGGCAAGAACGTCGATTCCGTTCGGGCCTTTCCTGGCCGCAGGTCTACTGGTCGTACTCGCGCTGCAGGCGAACGGCTATGGGATGCAGCTTTAG
- a CDS encoding spermidine synthase yields the protein MAPLLGTTPAPALLWAASFALPTLTLMPATVAMGGTLAALERMTREARSDAKVSAGVYGANTAGAVAGTLACAFLLIPSLGFSGTLICLAGMNGLCALAAVMIGSTSGRGTIKTEDSIRHGFGGLRLSFTLFATGLLGIAFEVLVVRLAAQVMQDTVYTFAGLLAAYLLGTAAGGLLWQRAGRNAGDGSLAWLLAAAALACLITAVLTSFIAGIAETAVEAGIAGELAVAIALFLLPATAMGALFGHLAQQVRDRRGSLGWAVGINSIGASIAPLTTAQILIPAFGAWTSLIPIALGYLLLLPFRRAAALQSAIPACIALVLLLRPAPTLVKIPPGGKLLALREGPMATASVVDDATGARYLEVNGRFRMGGTSSVRSDYRQAMLPLLLHERPHKALFLGIGTGATVVGGAQMPGTNVHGVELSREVIDLLPWFANPAVTGEPPRLTVADARRFVAADSDSYDVIVADLFHPALDGSGSLYTVEHFAAIKQRLAPGGIFCQWLPLYQLDLPSLRAIIRAFLEVYPDGSAWLNHYSVRTPMLALIGPRNGGRVDSRALASRLLDPRVRPAVRPLGFETPLDLLGQFVGGRRALAAFAGEGTRNTDDYPFVAFDAQRNVRALSAPPWSLLLSVIRSIRPQAAELLDAPEHEIWSDRLTAYWQARNRFIEAGAALPGDPRGAALIAAAAPGLLDAIRLSPEFEPAYAPLIGMAKSLMASDHAAAARLLRSIDEAAPLRTDAKDLLIREFGR from the coding sequence ATGGCTCCCTTGCTCGGCACCACGCCGGCGCCGGCGCTGCTCTGGGCGGCGAGCTTCGCACTCCCGACCCTCACGCTCATGCCCGCAACCGTCGCCATGGGCGGGACCCTCGCGGCACTGGAGCGAATGACCCGCGAAGCTCGCAGCGATGCAAAGGTCAGCGCCGGTGTCTACGGCGCAAATACCGCTGGTGCCGTGGCCGGTACCCTCGCCTGCGCTTTTCTCCTGATTCCCTCGCTTGGATTTTCAGGCACGCTGATCTGCCTTGCCGGAATGAATGGGCTGTGCGCCCTCGCGGCAGTGATGATCGGATCGACCTCCGGTCGCGGCACGATCAAAACCGAAGACTCGATACGACACGGCTTCGGCGGCTTGCGGCTCAGCTTTACCCTGTTCGCGACCGGTCTGCTCGGAATCGCGTTCGAAGTCCTTGTGGTCCGGCTTGCCGCACAGGTCATGCAGGACACGGTGTATACATTCGCCGGTCTTCTGGCGGCTTATTTGCTTGGCACCGCGGCTGGAGGCCTCCTCTGGCAGCGGGCCGGGCGCAATGCCGGAGACGGAAGCCTCGCCTGGCTACTCGCCGCGGCGGCGCTCGCTTGCCTGATCACCGCCGTACTCACGTCCTTCATTGCAGGAATTGCCGAGACCGCTGTCGAAGCTGGCATCGCTGGCGAGCTGGCGGTCGCGATCGCGTTGTTCCTGTTGCCGGCGACCGCGATGGGGGCGCTGTTCGGCCACCTTGCCCAGCAAGTGCGCGACCGCCGCGGGTCGCTCGGCTGGGCGGTGGGCATCAACAGCATAGGCGCCTCGATCGCTCCGCTAACGACGGCACAAATCCTCATCCCAGCATTCGGCGCCTGGACCTCGCTCATCCCGATCGCGTTGGGTTACCTGCTCCTGCTCCCGTTCAGGCGCGCTGCGGCGCTGCAGTCAGCGATACCAGCGTGCATCGCTCTCGTCCTGCTGCTTCGGCCTGCGCCAACGCTCGTCAAGATACCTCCTGGGGGCAAGCTGCTCGCTCTCAGAGAAGGGCCTATGGCGACCGCAAGCGTCGTGGATGATGCAACGGGTGCTCGCTATCTGGAAGTCAATGGTCGCTTCCGCATGGGAGGCACGAGCTCCGTCCGCTCCGACTATCGCCAAGCCATGCTGCCGCTGCTGCTGCATGAGCGGCCGCACAAGGCGTTGTTTCTAGGCATCGGGACCGGTGCGACGGTGGTCGGGGGCGCGCAGATGCCTGGCACCAACGTGCATGGGGTCGAACTGTCGCGCGAGGTCATCGACCTGCTGCCCTGGTTTGCCAATCCAGCAGTCACCGGTGAACCGCCTCGGTTGACCGTCGCAGATGCACGCCGGTTCGTGGCCGCCGACTCCGACAGCTACGACGTGATTGTCGCCGATCTCTTTCATCCGGCCCTCGACGGAAGCGGGTCGCTCTACACCGTCGAGCATTTCGCAGCCATCAAGCAGCGATTGGCGCCCGGCGGCATCTTCTGCCAGTGGTTGCCGCTCTACCAGCTTGATCTGCCGTCCCTGCGCGCAATCATTCGGGCATTTCTTGAGGTCTATCCCGACGGCTCGGCATGGCTCAACCACTATAGCGTCCGCACGCCCATGCTGGCGCTGATCGGCCCCCGCAACGGAGGCCGCGTCGATTCGCGCGCGCTCGCGTCCCGCCTGCTCGATCCCCGCGTCCGCCCCGCCGTTCGCCCCCTCGGATTCGAGACGCCGCTCGATCTGCTTGGCCAATTTGTTGGGGGTCGACGCGCTCTGGCTGCATTCGCCGGAGAGGGGACGCGCAACACGGACGACTATCCCTTCGTCGCATTCGACGCGCAGCGAAACGTTCGTGCGTTGTCGGCACCGCCCTGGTCGCTCTTACTCTCCGTAATTCGTTCCATTCGGCCCCAGGCAGCAGAACTGTTGGATGCGCCCGAGCATGAGATCTGGAGCGACCGACTGACCGCCTACTGGCAGGCGCGAAATCGCTTCATCGAAGCGGGCGCGGCGTTACCCGGTGATCCCCGCGGTGCAGCCCTGATCGCCGCCGCGGCTCCGGGATTGCTCGACGCGATTCGTCTCAGTCCCGAGTTCGAACCGGCTTACGCACCTCTGATCGGTATGGCAAAGTCGTTGATGGCGTCCGACCACGCGGCCGCCGCGCGCCTCCTGCGCTCGATCGACGAAGCCGCGCCCTTGCGTACGGATGCCAAGGACCTGCTCATCCGCGAATTCGGACGATGA
- a CDS encoding putative 2OG-Fe(II) oxygenase: MDQIEALFPIPLMRSPGLLNPTLNEAAVVAIRNARIEANLRSDQLFHTEVADPGNNKLFREIANVAIPKLEEFGVLLFGEKLRWTVKEMWTNMLESGGSQTLHSHANSFISGIFYLTPSHPACKTVFVRPPGGFEFSFRHHTKSAAVGPFNAGKYVLPEAEPGDLVLFPSYVYHEVPRNQGPQRMTIAFNAMPDHLDCWGYRISFAP; the protein is encoded by the coding sequence ATGGATCAGATCGAGGCTCTTTTTCCGATTCCGCTCATGCGCTCGCCGGGGCTCTTGAATCCCACGCTCAACGAAGCCGCCGTGGTGGCGATCCGCAATGCCCGTATCGAGGCCAATCTGCGATCCGACCAACTGTTCCACACCGAGGTGGCAGATCCGGGTAACAACAAACTCTTCCGGGAGATCGCGAACGTCGCGATCCCGAAGCTGGAAGAATTCGGCGTCCTGCTTTTCGGCGAAAAGCTCCGTTGGACGGTCAAGGAGATGTGGACCAACATGCTGGAGTCCGGAGGTAGCCAGACGCTGCATTCACATGCCAACAGCTTCATCTCGGGAATCTTTTACCTGACCCCGTCGCATCCGGCGTGCAAGACGGTCTTCGTGCGCCCGCCGGGCGGATTCGAATTCTCGTTTCGGCATCATACCAAGAGCGCCGCGGTCGGTCCCTTCAACGCCGGCAAATACGTGCTGCCGGAGGCCGAACCGGGAGATCTCGTACTGTTCCCGAGCTACGTCTATCATGAGGTGCCCAGGAATCAGGGACCGCAACGCATGACGATCGCCTTCAACGCAATGCCTGATCATCTCGATTGCTGGGGCTATCGGATCAGCTTCGCGCCCTAG
- a CDS encoding HupE/UreJ family protein, translated as MMIRACQAILLLLVALALPRYVQAHEATLGVLEFREVRPGAFIGLWTMEPSIGAARVDLRVPPHCFLRLPEMNCGEKGLVGPITITNLGADMSAVLIKILPLSGEPRSYTISTANPVVSVLGTAAPTLQTWIELARTYVNYGIDHILLGADHLLFVLGLIWIVGGGWKLVQTITAFTLGHSVSLAAAAFGLIGIPERPLNACIALSIVFVGVEIVKQQRGDPGLTARYPWAVAFTFGLVHGIGFASALAGLGLEPRLLPRALLFFNVGVEIGQLLFVLLVLSLIWAHRRLNAGLPRWGEALPAYAIGSISMFWFFGRLVRVLALP; from the coding sequence ATGATGATCCGAGCCTGCCAGGCGATCTTGCTTCTTCTCGTCGCGCTCGCCCTGCCTCGTTATGTCCAGGCGCATGAGGCTACGCTCGGCGTGCTCGAATTCCGTGAGGTCCGGCCCGGAGCATTCATCGGCCTCTGGACCATGGAGCCGTCGATCGGCGCCGCACGTGTGGACCTGCGGGTACCACCCCACTGCTTCCTGCGACTGCCCGAGATGAACTGCGGCGAGAAAGGGTTGGTCGGCCCGATCACCATCACCAACCTCGGCGCCGACATGTCGGCCGTCTTGATCAAGATCCTTCCCTTGAGCGGCGAGCCCCGCAGTTACACGATATCGACCGCCAATCCCGTGGTGTCTGTCCTGGGCACGGCCGCTCCGACGCTACAGACGTGGATCGAACTCGCCAGGACCTACGTCAATTACGGCATCGACCATATCCTGCTTGGGGCGGACCATCTGCTGTTCGTGCTCGGACTGATCTGGATCGTCGGTGGCGGATGGAAATTGGTGCAGACCATCACGGCTTTCACGCTCGGGCACAGCGTCTCCCTTGCGGCGGCGGCGTTCGGGCTAATTGGCATCCCGGAACGGCCTCTCAATGCCTGCATTGCGCTCAGCATCGTGTTCGTTGGCGTCGAAATCGTCAAACAGCAGCGCGGCGATCCCGGGCTGACCGCCCGTTATCCCTGGGCCGTGGCCTTTACCTTCGGACTCGTTCACGGCATCGGATTCGCCAGCGCTCTCGCTGGACTTGGGCTCGAGCCTCGCCTGCTCCCCAGGGCCCTCCTCTTCTTCAACGTCGGCGTCGAGATCGGACAGCTCCTGTTCGTGCTGCTGGTGCTCTCCCTGATCTGGGCGCATCGACGGCTCAACGCGGGCCTGCCGCGCTGGGGCGAAGCACTCCCGGCCTATGCAATCGGCTCCATCTCCATGTTCTGGTTCTTTGGCCGGCTGGTCCGCGTTCTGGCGCTCCCATGA